The following are from one region of the Mesorhizobium sp. B4-1-4 genome:
- the rfaE1 gene encoding D-glycero-beta-D-manno-heptose-7-phosphate kinase encodes MIKHNPPSPEPLHRAIARFGDVAVLVVGDIILDRFVNGVIERISPEAPIPVLHGRGETSAMGGAGNVVANIVSLGARAVPVSVIGTDTAGDTLVRMLGELGADTTGLAQQRGRMTSSKSRFSALNQQVLRFDEEEIKPLDEAERAELIRHFRAALAKADIVILSDYGKGILLDGVAAELIAICHEAGKPVLVDPKGRDYARYAGATAITPNRKELSEAVGHAVFADDEIVAAARQLISAHGFDFVVATRSEKGMSVVGPDEARHIATQAREVFDVSGAGDTVIATFALALAAGADPVAAASIANAAGGVVVGKRGTARLTVEELTGALFRSHGPTAHKDAILDATSAARMVAVWKEEGLSVGFTNGCFDILHAGHVSLLHAARSQCDRLVLGLNSDASVRRLKGPGRPVNDQHDRACVLAALASVDAVVVFDEDTPLALIEALLPDILVKGADYTIDTVVGADVVRKAGGRVVLVDLVAGKSTTNTIGKMRAGGSAN; translated from the coding sequence ATGATCAAGCACAATCCGCCTTCTCCCGAACCACTGCACCGCGCCATTGCGCGCTTTGGCGACGTCGCCGTGCTGGTGGTCGGCGACATCATCCTCGACCGCTTCGTCAATGGCGTCATCGAGCGGATTTCGCCGGAGGCGCCGATCCCGGTGCTGCACGGGCGCGGCGAGACCTCCGCCATGGGCGGCGCCGGCAACGTCGTGGCCAATATCGTGTCGCTTGGCGCGCGTGCCGTTCCGGTCTCGGTGATCGGCACCGACACAGCCGGCGACACCCTGGTGCGGATGCTTGGCGAACTCGGCGCCGACACGACAGGTCTGGCGCAGCAACGCGGCCGCATGACCTCGTCGAAGAGCCGCTTCAGCGCGCTCAACCAGCAGGTGCTGCGCTTCGACGAGGAAGAGATCAAGCCGCTGGACGAGGCGGAGCGGGCGGAGCTGATCCGGCATTTCCGCGCGGCACTTGCGAAGGCCGACATCGTCATCCTGTCCGACTACGGCAAGGGCATCCTGCTTGACGGCGTCGCCGCCGAACTGATCGCCATCTGCCACGAGGCCGGCAAGCCGGTGCTGGTCGACCCCAAGGGCCGCGACTATGCGCGCTATGCCGGGGCGACCGCGATCACGCCGAACCGCAAGGAGCTTAGCGAGGCCGTCGGCCATGCGGTGTTCGCCGATGACGAGATTGTCGCCGCCGCCCGCCAGCTGATCTCGGCGCATGGCTTCGACTTCGTGGTGGCGACCCGCAGCGAAAAGGGAATGAGCGTGGTCGGGCCCGATGAAGCGCGCCACATCGCCACCCAGGCGCGGGAGGTGTTCGACGTTTCGGGGGCGGGCGACACGGTGATCGCGACCTTCGCGCTGGCGCTTGCCGCCGGTGCCGATCCTGTCGCCGCGGCCTCGATTGCCAATGCCGCCGGCGGCGTCGTGGTGGGCAAGCGCGGCACCGCGCGGCTGACAGTCGAGGAACTCACCGGCGCGCTGTTCCGCTCGCATGGACCGACGGCCCACAAGGATGCCATCCTCGATGCCACATCGGCCGCGCGCATGGTGGCGGTCTGGAAAGAGGAGGGTCTGAGCGTCGGCTTCACCAATGGCTGTTTCGACATCCTGCATGCCGGCCATGTCAGCCTGCTGCACGCGGCGCGAAGCCAATGCGATCGGCTGGTGCTCGGCCTCAACAGCGACGCCTCGGTGCGGCGGCTGAAAGGACCGGGCCGCCCGGTCAACGACCAGCATGACCGCGCTTGCGTGCTCGCGGCCCTTGCCTCGGTCGACGCCGTCGTGGTGTTCGACGAGGACACGCCGCTGGCGCTGATCGAGGCGCTCCTTCCCGACATTCTGGTCAAGGGCGCGGACTACACGATCGACACCGTGGTCGGCGCCGATGTGGTGCGGAAGGCCGGCGGGCGCGTCGTGCTGGTCGATCTCGTCGCCGGCAAGAGCACCACCAACACTATCGGCAAGATGCGCGCCGGCGGCTCGGCAAATTGA
- a CDS encoding SIS domain-containing protein — MSDLNDYLVRSAAAITAMVERDLTSEMERAVSAVVTALSSGKAFLIAGNGGSASDAIHIAGELVGRFLKERKAYNVIALPANAAVLTAWGNDYGFDTVFSRQVEAHGSAGGVLLAISTSGNSPSILAAAEQARMMDMTVVGLTGDTGGKLKPLCDILLNVPSTSTPIIQQGHLCLYHHLCEVVEARLSNG, encoded by the coding sequence ATGTCGGACTTGAACGATTATCTGGTCCGCTCGGCGGCCGCCATTACGGCCATGGTCGAGCGTGACCTGACGAGTGAGATGGAGCGCGCGGTGAGCGCCGTGGTGACGGCGCTTTCATCGGGCAAGGCATTTCTGATCGCCGGCAATGGCGGCTCGGCCAGCGATGCCATCCACATCGCCGGCGAACTGGTCGGCCGCTTCCTCAAGGAGCGCAAGGCCTACAATGTCATCGCGCTGCCGGCCAATGCGGCGGTGCTGACCGCCTGGGGCAATGATTACGGTTTCGACACGGTGTTTTCGCGCCAGGTCGAGGCGCATGGCTCGGCCGGCGGCGTGCTGCTGGCAATCTCGACCAGCGGCAATTCGCCGAGCATCCTGGCCGCCGCCGAACAGGCGCGGATGATGGACATGACGGTCGTCGGCCTGACCGGCGACACGGGCGGCAAGCTCAAGCCGCTGTGCGACATCCTGCTCAACGTACCCTCGACCTCAACGCCGATCATCCAGCAGGGGCATTTGTGCCTCTACCATCATCTTTGCGAGGTGGTCGAAGCGCGCCTCAGCAATGGCTGA
- a CDS encoding type II toxin-antitoxin system Phd/YefM family antitoxin, with protein MKHYPSTDLKQNLGDVLAAASQQPVSITRHNKPRYVLMSIETYEARFGTDSRRAYAAEDAPLEHVEMLEEYAAELNGD; from the coding sequence ATGAAACACTATCCATCGACTGATCTGAAACAGAATCTCGGCGACGTGCTCGCGGCCGCCAGCCAGCAGCCGGTCTCCATCACTCGCCACAACAAGCCGAGATACGTCCTGATGAGCATCGAGACCTACGAAGCGCGCTTCGGCACCGATAGCCGTCGCGCCTACGCGGCGGAGGATGCACCGCTGGAACATGTCGAGATGCTGGAGGAGTACGCCGCGGAACTGAACGGTGACTAA
- a CDS encoding LysE family translocator — protein MPSTELLIAFFATTAIFAYIPGPAMLYAAAQTMARGRWSGLTAALGIHLGGYVHVFAAAAGLSVLFHAVPPLYMAVKLVGALYLIWLGVSLFRKRGEGDAALPVIERKSARRAFFESITVEVLNPKTAIFFMAFLPQFIDASAAFPVWLQFVVLGTIVNLMFSSADIVCVFLAGLVIGRLRRSSRAQRLMQRAGGAVLVGLGVHVALQKS, from the coding sequence ATGCCGTCGACCGAACTGCTCATCGCGTTTTTCGCCACCACGGCGATCTTCGCCTACATTCCCGGTCCGGCCATGCTCTACGCAGCCGCGCAGACCATGGCGCGCGGACGCTGGTCGGGACTGACGGCGGCGCTCGGCATTCATCTGGGCGGCTATGTGCACGTCTTTGCCGCTGCTGCCGGCCTGTCGGTGCTGTTCCACGCCGTTCCGCCGCTTTACATGGCGGTCAAGCTGGTCGGTGCGCTTTACCTGATCTGGCTCGGTGTCTCGCTGTTTCGCAAGCGCGGGGAGGGTGACGCGGCGTTGCCCGTCATCGAGCGCAAGTCGGCTCGCCGCGCCTTCTTCGAGAGCATCACCGTCGAGGTGCTCAATCCCAAGACCGCGATCTTCTTCATGGCGTTCCTGCCGCAGTTCATAGATGCCTCGGCGGCGTTTCCGGTCTGGCTGCAGTTCGTCGTGCTCGGCACCATCGTCAACCTGATGTTCTCCTCGGCCGACATCGTCTGCGTCTTCCTGGCTGGTCTCGTGATCGGCCGGTTGCGGCGTTCGAGCCGGGCGCAGCGGCTGATGCAGCGGGCCGGCGGCGCGGTGCTGGTCGGGCTCGGCGTCCACGTTGCCCTGCAGAAGAGCTGA
- the rfaD gene encoding ADP-glyceromanno-heptose 6-epimerase, protein MIIVTGGAGMIGSNIVAALNAEGHDDIVVVDDLTDGHKIANLADLKIADYLDKDDFLPRIEAGSLGRIEAVFHQGACSTTTEWNGKFMMEVNYAYSKRLLHACQTLRVPFLYASSASVYGGGSEFREEPALERPLNVYAYSKKLFDDYVRRTAFDIDHSQVAGLRYFNVYGPREAHKGAMASVAFHLFNQVERGENPKLFGAYDGFGPGEQSRDFIHVGDVADVNLWLWKRGTSGIFNCGTGRAQPFRAIAETVIDTLGKGEIEFIEFPDHLKGSYQSFTQADMSRLRAAGYNGQFRSVETGVRDYVEWLKAQRSS, encoded by the coding sequence ATGATCATCGTCACGGGCGGCGCCGGCATGATCGGCTCGAACATCGTCGCCGCGCTCAACGCCGAAGGCCATGACGACATCGTCGTCGTCGACGACCTCACCGACGGCCACAAGATCGCCAACCTCGCCGATCTCAAAATCGCCGACTACCTCGACAAGGACGATTTCCTGCCCCGCATCGAGGCCGGATCGCTCGGCCGCATCGAGGCCGTCTTCCACCAGGGCGCCTGCTCGACCACCACCGAATGGAACGGCAAGTTCATGATGGAGGTCAACTACGCCTATTCGAAGCGGCTGCTGCATGCCTGCCAGACGCTGCGCGTGCCCTTCCTCTACGCCTCTTCCGCGTCCGTCTATGGCGGCGGTTCCGAATTTCGCGAGGAGCCGGCGCTGGAGCGGCCACTCAACGTCTATGCCTATTCGAAGAAACTGTTCGACGACTATGTCAGGCGCACCGCCTTCGACATTGACCATTCGCAGGTCGCGGGCCTGCGCTACTTCAACGTCTATGGCCCGCGCGAGGCGCACAAGGGCGCCATGGCCTCGGTCGCCTTCCATCTGTTCAACCAGGTCGAGCGGGGCGAGAACCCGAAACTGTTCGGCGCCTATGATGGCTTCGGACCGGGCGAGCAGAGCCGCGACTTCATCCATGTCGGCGACGTCGCCGACGTCAATCTGTGGCTGTGGAAACGGGGGACTAGCGGCATCTTCAACTGCGGCACCGGCCGCGCCCAGCCGTTTCGCGCCATCGCCGAAACCGTGATCGACACGCTGGGCAAGGGCGAGATCGAGTTCATCGAATTCCCCGACCACCTCAAGGGCAGCTACCAGAGCTTTACGCAAGCTGATATGTCCCGTCTGCGCGCGGCCGGTTATAACGGTCAATTCCGGAGCGTCGAAACTGGCGTCAGAGACTATGT